One Salinimonas marina DNA segment encodes these proteins:
- the galE gene encoding UDP-glucose 4-epimerase GalE, producing MKTVLVTGGAGYIGSHTTLQLLEQNFSVVVLDNLVNASAESLRRVEAITGKSVSFVEGDIRDDKALDAVFSNYPIDSVIHFAGLKAVGESVAQPLAYYENNVYGTLNLCNAMRRYNVKSLVFSSSATVYGDPVALPLHEKMATGEPTNPYGMSKLMVEKMLTDLYQSDTSWNIVLLRYFNPVGAHSSGQIGEDPNGIPNNLMPYIAQVATGKLAQLSVFGDDYDTKDGTGVRDYIHVEDLANGHLKALDRIELNMGLDIYNLGTGQGYSVLEMIKAFENASGTTINYQVAPRRSGDVAACYADPTLAARELNWHASKGLKDMCQDSWNWQSNNPNGYSQ from the coding sequence ATGAAAACAGTTCTGGTTACCGGCGGCGCCGGCTATATCGGCAGCCACACCACCTTGCAGTTACTGGAGCAAAATTTCAGTGTTGTTGTACTGGATAATCTGGTGAATGCCAGTGCCGAATCGCTGCGCCGGGTAGAAGCAATAACCGGAAAATCTGTGAGTTTTGTGGAAGGTGACATTCGTGATGACAAGGCATTGGACGCCGTTTTCAGTAACTACCCTATTGACTCGGTGATTCATTTTGCCGGGCTAAAAGCGGTCGGTGAGTCGGTAGCACAGCCGCTGGCTTATTACGAAAATAATGTCTACGGCACCCTCAACCTGTGTAATGCTATGCGCCGATACAATGTGAAAAGCCTGGTATTCAGCTCTTCAGCCACCGTCTATGGCGATCCCGTGGCCCTGCCATTGCACGAAAAAATGGCCACCGGTGAACCCACGAATCCTTACGGTATGTCCAAGCTGATGGTGGAAAAGATGCTTACTGATTTATATCAGTCAGACACCAGCTGGAATATTGTGCTGCTGCGTTACTTTAATCCCGTCGGTGCCCATTCATCAGGCCAGATTGGCGAAGATCCTAATGGTATTCCTAACAACCTGATGCCGTATATCGCCCAGGTTGCCACCGGCAAGCTGGCACAGTTAAGTGTATTTGGCGATGATTACGATACCAAAGATGGTACCGGGGTACGGGACTATATTCATGTCGAGGATTTAGCCAACGGCCACCTGAAGGCCCTGGATCGCATCGAGCTTAATATGGGCCTGGATATTTATAATCTTGGTACTGGCCAGGGCTATTCGGTGCTGGAGATGATAAAAGCATTCGAAAATGCCTCAGGGACCACCATCAATTACCAGGTCGCTCCTCGCCGTAGTGGTGATGTGGCCGCCTGTTACGCCGACCCCACCCTGGCAGCCAGGGAATTAAACTGGCATGCCAGTAAAGGCCTGAAAGATATGTGTCAGGATAGCTGGAACTGGCAATCGAATAACCCGAATGGGTATAGCCAGTAA
- a CDS encoding cytochrome c-type biogenesis protein has protein sequence MRVFIFIVLVCGSAWGWAAQNNYQFDNETQRAQFTTLTQTLRCPMCQNQNIADSDAMIAKDMRRKVYQLTLEGQSREQIIAYMKARYGDFVYYEPPLTVATIWLWILPVGFALCGLWIVLKRGKPAPPADMAEQLAKAERLLKQDKE, from the coding sequence GTGAGAGTATTTATCTTCATCGTCCTGGTCTGTGGCAGCGCCTGGGGCTGGGCGGCGCAAAACAACTATCAGTTCGACAATGAGACCCAGCGTGCCCAGTTTACTACCTTAACCCAAACCCTGCGCTGTCCTATGTGCCAGAATCAGAATATCGCTGACTCTGATGCCATGATAGCAAAAGATATGCGCCGAAAAGTCTACCAGCTGACGCTGGAAGGACAGTCCCGGGAGCAAATTATTGCCTATATGAAAGCCCGGTATGGCGATTTTGTTTATTATGAGCCGCCACTTACAGTGGCCACCATCTGGCTGTGGATTTTACCGGTGGGATTTGCGCTTTGCGGTTTATGGATTGTGCTAAAGCGCGGCAAACCTGCACCGCCTGCGGATATGGCCGAACAGCTGGCAAAGGCAGAGCGGCTGCTAAAACAGGATAAGGAGTAG
- a CDS encoding redoxin family protein, whose translation MKKFWLVMLPLIVFIAGVSFLYQGLFSDPRQLDSQATGKAVPAFSLPDLMAANTMYTEAALTGQVTILNVWGVWCITCAVELPYLTQLREDEGVRFVGCILIRISIRTSVPRA comes from the coding sequence ATGAAAAAGTTCTGGCTGGTCATGCTGCCCCTGATTGTCTTTATTGCCGGGGTGAGCTTCTTATATCAGGGATTATTTTCCGATCCCCGGCAACTGGACTCGCAGGCGACCGGCAAAGCGGTCCCGGCTTTCTCGTTACCCGATCTAATGGCGGCAAATACGATGTATACCGAAGCTGCGCTAACAGGTCAGGTCACCATATTAAATGTCTGGGGCGTGTGGTGTATCACCTGTGCAGTAGAATTACCGTATCTAACCCAGTTGCGTGAAGATGAAGGGGTTCGCTTTGTGGGTTGTATTTTGATCAGGATATCGATCCGGACTTCGGTGCCAAGAGCCTGA
- a CDS encoding thioredoxin domain-containing protein, protein MQQEVIAMLKRFGNPYQFNIYDTYRDLSLDLGVTGAPEHFVIDAQGTVRLHHVGDINERVWRNKIQPVYQQLQQEQTL, encoded by the coding sequence GTGCAACAGGAAGTCATTGCCATGCTCAAACGCTTTGGCAACCCTTATCAGTTCAATATTTATGACACCTACCGGGACCTGTCTTTAGATTTAGGGGTGACGGGTGCGCCGGAGCATTTTGTTATTGATGCCCAGGGTACCGTGCGGCTGCACCATGTGGGCGATATTAATGAACGGGTGTGGCGCAATAAAATTCAGCCGGTTTATCAGCAGCTTCAGCAGGAGCAGACCTTGTGA
- the ccmI gene encoding c-type cytochrome biogenesis protein CcmI, with translation MSWFHIAVAGLLTLLVILVALPWLGRQRLASKQTDDNTRLIQDRLAELEAEASQGMISDQDLRQACDELKLALVDEHRRDSAFANAAGRLWVVLGAILAIAGGSLTYYKVNQLPQVAHSQQAIEALPALSQKLQTGSARDITDTDISQLALAIRQRLHRNPEDAQGWMFLARMQASLNRRAQALEAMEKAYRLKPRDEAILMSYVQLLMGAGEREQVAMARDILAQKLIHEPDNLRYALMMAVASAQLGDLPATQRYYSQIKPKLPPESEMLRSLEQRITELSQQAGPPVQTALAVTVTLSESFPAEAIPGEGYLLVFAQQQDSENRMPAAVVKQPLSGFPVTVTLSVSDAMMPGFTLAELDQVKLIARISSDEDVMPSPGDLQGAISFDLVQGRLTKHAIEINKELK, from the coding sequence ATGTCCTGGTTTCATATTGCGGTGGCAGGGCTACTGACCCTGTTGGTGATACTGGTCGCGCTGCCGTGGCTGGGGCGTCAGCGGCTTGCGAGCAAACAGACTGATGACAACACTCGGTTGATTCAGGATCGTTTAGCCGAGCTGGAAGCAGAAGCGTCACAGGGGATGATCAGCGATCAGGATCTACGACAGGCTTGTGATGAGTTAAAACTGGCGCTGGTGGACGAGCATCGGCGCGATTCTGCCTTCGCTAACGCCGCAGGACGTTTATGGGTGGTCTTAGGTGCAATACTGGCGATCGCGGGGGGAAGCCTGACTTATTATAAAGTCAATCAGCTGCCCCAGGTCGCTCATAGTCAGCAGGCTATTGAGGCTTTGCCGGCGTTGTCGCAAAAGTTACAAACAGGGTCGGCCCGGGATATTACTGACACCGATATTAGTCAGCTTGCACTGGCCATTCGTCAGCGCCTGCACCGCAACCCAGAAGACGCCCAGGGGTGGATGTTTTTAGCACGGATGCAGGCCTCACTTAACCGCCGCGCCCAGGCTCTGGAAGCGATGGAAAAAGCCTATCGACTAAAACCCCGGGACGAGGCCATTTTGATGAGCTACGTACAGTTGCTGATGGGCGCTGGCGAGCGTGAGCAGGTAGCCATGGCAAGGGATATTCTGGCCCAAAAGCTAATCCACGAGCCGGATAATTTACGCTATGCACTGATGATGGCGGTGGCCTCTGCCCAGCTGGGGGACTTACCGGCGACCCAGCGTTATTACAGCCAAATTAAGCCCAAACTGCCGCCGGAGAGTGAAATGCTGCGCAGTCTGGAACAGCGCATTACCGAGCTCAGTCAACAAGCAGGGCCACCCGTGCAAACCGCGCTGGCGGTTACCGTTACCCTCAGTGAGTCATTCCCTGCCGAAGCGATTCCGGGGGAAGGCTACCTGCTGGTGTTTGCCCAGCAGCAAGATAGTGAAAACCGAATGCCGGCGGCGGTCGTAAAACAACCCTTGTCCGGGTTTCCGGTCACCGTGACTTTAAGCGTCAGTGATGCCATGATGCCCGGCTTTACGCTGGCAGAACTTGATCAGGTAAAACTGATTGCCCGTATCTCGTCTGACGAGGATGTGATGCCTTCCCCCGGAGACCTGCAGGGCGCTATTTCTTTTGACTTAGTCCAGGGGCGCCTTACTAAACATGCAATCGAGATCAATAAGGAACTCAAGTGA
- a CDS encoding DUF6170 family protein, with product MAFYFSTRNIPGLQHRPLAERMALLEAAGKRMSVPEKTLLNVLKLLVIVPVFALILQTATDWTSLLWAFLVFLLYPLVVKPLQYSLCVKHLSLPETTSKE from the coding sequence ATGGCTTTTTACTTTTCTACCCGAAATATCCCCGGTTTGCAGCATCGTCCGCTGGCAGAACGAATGGCCTTGCTGGAGGCCGCCGGCAAACGTATGAGTGTGCCGGAAAAGACGCTGTTAAATGTGCTTAAACTATTAGTTATTGTCCCGGTATTCGCACTGATCCTGCAAACGGCGACTGACTGGACCTCATTACTTTGGGCTTTTCTGGTTTTTTTACTGTATCCGTTAGTGGTAAAACCTTTGCAGTATTCACTGTGTGTCAAACATCTCAGCTTGCCTGAAACCACATCTAAGGAGTGA
- a CDS encoding peptide MFS transporter has product MTLFFTEMWERMSYYGMRALLVLFMTASLQEEGLAFTVASATAIYGLYTGAVYFMGLPGGWIADRLIGSQQAVWYGGIIIMCGHIVLAIPSHSTFFIGLILVVLGTGLLKPNISAMVGGLYADNDARRDSGYTIYYMGINIGSLIGYGVCGWLAPNMGYHWAFGAAAVGMAIGLLQYKATRSKLQDVGFEPAAAPSPSIKKTGWTGIIVFLLTLIGVTAATTMGILVIDPVALAKYVAIAFTVIFFIYFGGIFFFGNLSEAEKKRMGALFLICVASACFWAGFEQAGSSLNLFGRDYTDRMIGAFSIPPAWFQSANSIFIILLSPFFAALWVNLGKRMMDPSYGAKCAIGLIIMATGFIVMFFAAQLAASGLKVAPYWLITTYFLHTVGELCLSPVALSAVSKLSPRRFAGQMMGVFVLTYSIGNVIAGLLAGNFNPDRLDTMPNLYMQISLFSIAIGIVVLLLSLKTRYWEALADNKSKEGSHPVTEPT; this is encoded by the coding sequence ATGACGCTGTTTTTCACAGAAATGTGGGAACGTATGAGCTATTACGGCATGCGTGCCCTGTTAGTTCTGTTTATGACCGCATCTTTGCAAGAGGAAGGCCTGGCCTTTACCGTGGCTTCTGCCACCGCCATTTATGGCTTATACACCGGTGCGGTGTATTTTATGGGGCTGCCCGGTGGCTGGATTGCTGACCGGCTTATTGGCAGTCAGCAAGCGGTCTGGTATGGCGGCATCATTATCATGTGTGGCCATATTGTGCTGGCTATCCCCAGCCACAGTACCTTTTTTATTGGCTTGATTCTGGTAGTACTTGGTACTGGCCTGCTTAAGCCAAACATCAGTGCCATGGTTGGCGGCCTGTACGCCGACAACGATGCCCGACGTGACAGTGGCTATACCATCTATTATATGGGTATCAATATCGGCTCACTGATTGGCTACGGCGTGTGTGGCTGGCTGGCACCAAATATGGGTTATCACTGGGCCTTCGGGGCCGCGGCAGTAGGTATGGCAATTGGCTTGTTGCAGTATAAAGCGACCCGCTCCAAACTTCAGGATGTTGGCTTTGAACCTGCTGCAGCACCTTCGCCTTCCATCAAGAAGACCGGCTGGACAGGCATCATTGTGTTTTTACTGACACTGATTGGCGTTACTGCCGCGACTACCATGGGAATTCTGGTAATTGACCCGGTGGCACTGGCTAAATATGTGGCTATTGCCTTCACCGTTATCTTCTTTATTTATTTTGGTGGGATCTTCTTTTTCGGTAACTTAAGTGAAGCTGAGAAAAAACGGATGGGCGCCCTGTTCCTGATTTGTGTGGCCTCTGCCTGTTTCTGGGCCGGCTTTGAACAAGCTGGATCCTCTCTTAACCTGTTCGGACGTGATTACACTGACCGCATGATTGGCGCCTTCTCCATTCCGCCGGCCTGGTTCCAGTCAGCCAACTCCATCTTTATTATTCTGTTATCGCCGTTCTTTGCCGCCCTGTGGGTAAACTTAGGCAAGCGGATGATGGATCCCTCCTACGGCGCCAAATGTGCCATTGGTCTTATCATTATGGCGACCGGCTTTATCGTGATGTTTTTTGCAGCTCAGCTGGCGGCCAGCGGTTTAAAAGTAGCGCCTTATTGGTTGATTACCACCTACTTCCTGCACACCGTCGGTGAGTTGTGTCTGAGCCCGGTCGCTCTGAGCGCGGTCAGCAAGCTGTCGCCCCGTCGCTTTGCCGGGCAGATGATGGGTGTGTTTGTACTGACCTATTCAATTGGTAATGTTATTGCAGGGCTACTGGCCGGTAATTTCAACCCCGATCGGTTAGACACCATGCCCAACCTGTACATGCAAATTAGCCTGTTCAGTATCGCCATTGGTATCGTGGTCTTGCTGCTGTCGCTGAAAACCCGCTATTGGGAAGCGCTGGCGGACAACAAGTCCAAAGAGGGCAGTCACCCGGTAACAGAGCCTACCTGA